One region of Mugil cephalus isolate CIBA_MC_2020 chromosome 17, CIBA_Mcephalus_1.1, whole genome shotgun sequence genomic DNA includes:
- the tmem30b gene encoding cell cycle control protein 50B — protein sequence MVKEEKETTNRPDNTAFTQQRLPAWQPMLSAGIVIPGFVVIGLAFIGIGVALFVTSQSIQVKELDYTGVEQNSPCFKCTNLSTRNCECNLDFSLDKLFEGPVFFYYGLTNYFQNYRSYGASKDDNQLYGDLTYFESPSNSCAPYIYDNNKPIVPCGSIANSMFNDTFKLYQIVNGAQKEVPLDGKGIAWWTDYNVKYRNPNITPLRNAFNGTTKPVFWPRPAYELDTSDPNNNGFINQDFLVWMRRAALPNFRKLYRRITEGDYEAGLPAGNYTLRISYNYPVLSFDGRKKVVLSNVSWMGGKNDFLGIAYLVIGSLCVFMSIVMLIVYAKFKFPEEE from the exons ATGgtcaaagaagagaaggagacaaCCAACCGGCCGGACAACACTGCCTTCACTCAGCAGAGGCTTCCGGCATGGCAGCCCATGCTCTCTGCTGGGATCGTTATCCCGGGGTTTGTAGTCATTGGCCTGGCTTTCATCGGCATCGGTGTCGCTCTTTTTGTCACTTCTCAGAGCATCCAGGTGAAGGAG CTCGACTACACTGGGGTTGAGCAGAATTCGCCATGCTTCAAATGCACTAATCTATCCACACGGAACTGTGAATGCAACCTGGACTTCTCCCTTGACAAGCTCTTTGAG GGCCCTGTGTTCTTTTATTATGGTTTGACCAACTACTTCCAGAACTACAGAAGCTACGGGGCGTCCAAAGATGACAACCAGCTGTATGGAGACCTGACTTACTTTGAA AGTCCCAGTAATAGCTGCGCCCCCTATATCtatgacaacaacaaaccaaTTGTGCCATGTGGATCCATAGCAAACAGCATGTTCAATG acacattcaAGCTGTATCAGATTGTCAATGGGGCGCAGAAGGAGGTGCCCTTAGATGGAAAGGGGATTGCTTGGTGGACAGACTACAACGTCAAATACAGGAACCCCAATATCACTCCTCTGAGGAACGCCTTCAATG GTACTACGAAACCCGTATTTTGGCCAAGGCCTGCTTACGAGTTGGACACCTCGGATCCTAATAACAACGGCTTCATTAATCAAGACTTCCTGGTGTGGATGAGGAGGGCAGCCCTGCCAAACTTCAGAAAGCTGTATCGACGAATCACAGAGGGGGATTACGAAGCGGGTCTCCCAGCTGGAAACTACACGCTCAGAATTTCCTACA ACTATCCTGTCCTGAGCTTTGACGGGAGAAAGAAGGTGGTGCTCAGCAACGTGTCATGGATGGGTGGGAAGAATGACTTCCTGGGCATTGCCTACCTTGTGATCGGGtcgctgtgtgttttcatgtctaTAGTCATGCTGATTGTCTACGCCAAATTCAAGTTCCCTGAGGAGGAGTGA